The Aspergillus oryzae RIB40 DNA, chromosome 5 genome segment GAAGGGCAACAGACGCTCGCAGGTGTATTTCAGCCTGATGCCATCAGGCCCCGTCGTAGGGCAAGGCGGGGGTTTTGCTAACGGCTGGACCGGACGGTATCCACTACTGACTCGCTAGAAGATGTGGAATGCAATCCGAGTTGTTGAGGTCCTTAACTAATGTGGGGAATTGGCGCGACTGGCGCGGCGGATGAGCACGCTTTTGCTACGCGCCCTCCAATGATCTGGCATACACTTTGGGACTCGATAACGGAAAGGTCGTTGTGTGGATCGTATCAAACGCAGTTTAGACATTTTATCTGGCTGCCGTGGGTAGTGGCAGAAGCTTGGTTCTGTTATTCTTTCTCCAGATGAGAAATGAGGCGACAAGTAGATCTACTCACTCTGAGCAGTGCCTTTCACCACAGCCTCTTCTTGCATATGGAATTTGAGGCAGTTGCTGAACGCCGCACGGTGCTCTTACCAGGACCCTCCACGCTGAACGGTCGGCGTGATTTCGATGGACAGACAATGCGGGGATAGCCTCGCCCGACCCGTGAACTATCATGTTTAGCGTACGGGGCCACGGCATCGTACCGACCGGTCAGGATACAGTACTCTAGTGACGCCCCTCTCTCGAAGGCCCTATCAATTAGGCTTACCATGGGTGTATGCGCGACAAATAGTATATATTAACGCAACACGAAGTGCACCTGCACGGCCTACAAATGACCAAGATGGCGTGCTTTGACCCTGTTGACATATCACAACGTGGATAACAAATGGTGACTATCCAAAGAGTTAACTAATCACAAAAACGTGATAAGAGAGCGCAAATCTAGACACTAACGCGGCTAGGATACTTAAAACGAGATTTAGATTCGTACATATCCAATGGGAATTGCTTCTCGCCCTATGAGATAGTGAAACCTCGTGCATATCACCGTGCAATGAGCCAAACGCCAGTATATCTGTGTCCCAGGAATATAATCCCTGTCTGATCGGGCACCACTGCCGCCTGGCTCTAGgcttccctcccccctcccccggCCCCTCACAAGCCCCGAGACTTCATGTGCTATATAAGAATGAATAACGCCGTCCTGTTGACCATGCTGAAGCCTTCccacttttccttctgaCCTACTGGATTACGTAATATTCACCATCTTTTCGTGGCAATGTCTACACCCCAAAGGTCTAGTCCtcccaatgaagaagaagtatgTGAACCATTACCCCTCCTAGATGCTTTCTTGAAAACCCACTAACTTCGCTCAGCGAAGGGTCCAACTGCCTCTCAATCCCCAGCGTGGCATAGGGCTTGCAACACTTACCTATACGCGTAATGGTCCTGtaggagaagatcgaagatTCTACTTCCAAGACGATCGCATAATCCCTGCAGAGATGGTTTCCCGTATGAACAGAAGTCAAGAGACCAGAAGCCAGGATTGTATATGCCACAACCCCCAGACCTAACTAAATAAGCAACTGATGGCAGTGCAGTGGAAGGTATCAGCAGCCAATGCTCACTGTCTGACGACGGGGAGTCACAGGAAGAGCCCACGGAGGCTTGCCACTGTTACCGGGATACTGAGATCGACGAGTCCTCTCACGTCTTTAATGGAGATATGGTTGATGGCATGAAAGCTCCACGGGTGCGGAAGCATCATATGCGGGGAGGCTCGGTGAAGGGAAAGAGCAAGCTGGTTAATGGTGACCTTGATAGACACACCTTTCTTGCGTTTTTCTGTCAAGATTAATACAGCAGTTTCCGTTTGGCCTCCCGTGGTAGATCAGGATATGTTGGTTTTGCTTCCACTGATGCATTTAGCTAGTCCTGGTGACTATATTTCACCTATGGTGTTACATTGTCTATTCCGAGGCGACTATCTGCTATCTGTAGCGACGTACAGCGAGTACAACATACACATATACCGGGAAGACATAATAGTCCTATAGTGGATGGACCGGAACCCAACGGATATTAAtcctgtttccttttctttatAATCTTATAAGTGACTTATATATTTGGCAAACGTATTCCTGGCCCCACTGTTGTCGCGGATGCCTCAGTGCGAGTGTGGCTGCCTTATTGCTTGTGAGCAGCGTGATTCTATACTGTTGCAGTGCTAGTAGCATCCTCAATGCGtttgccattgctgccaGCTCCCCAAATATAGATTCTGCTCTGACCTTGCACCAAGCGTGAGAGAGAAGCATTTCCCTTTCAGCTTTCTATACTTGGGCGGCCGCTGCTGGACCGCTCCTTCATATCCTACTACCCCATTCCGTGCTGAGCTGCTCACTGTGAGCTAAATCGTGGTGTAGTGTCTCCGGATAGCGGTGTCACCGTATGTGCTCTTTGATTGTTGTAGTAACCCTAAGCTGAAACTGGGCTAAACTAAATTCGGAAGGGAATGGAATAATGATTCTCCCCAGCGTTGGAAGTTGTCCCTTGGTATGGAAATATCTAGATTTAGTGGCAAGCTATGTATTTTAAAATTACAGAGGAATGACTGGAGAGTTTGTTTTTGTaggaaagaatatatataaatctcATTCTCAGCACTCCACGGCCCTTCTTTTGCAAAGACACTAGAAAATACGAAATGTGGAATACAAAGAACATTCATTATAGCGTATGGAATCCTATGATAACGACCTGACTATTCTGATACCCGAAAGTAATTGTAGCGTCATGGACTGTATAACTAAAAAATGAACGATACTCAGTAGGGAGCCACAGTAGATTCTCGCCTCCTAAGGCGACCTAAGCTTGAGTGTCTGCCGCTCCCTGCCAGTCGctgtatcccagagcttACCCACCTCACGAATTGAACCACAACTTAGCAATCCGCCACCCCCGTTCATAGTCCAGATCAATGTAATATCTCCAAGGACTCAAGGCCACATGAATAGCCTGACACTCCCAGTCGAAAGCGACTGTCGCGTCCGGAGTACCATTGAGTCTCTTTACCATATCGACAACCAGTATGCACCCAGTAATAATCTCAAAAACGGAGAGCAAGGAAATGATAGCAATCGGTCCTGGATCTGCCCATCGTAGCATGCTACGAGGCGATAAGCTCGGGCTTTTATCTCTcaagaaacaagcaaagaTCATCATGGCGAGAGGCGAAAGGGCCAGTAGTGTCAATGCAAGGAAGATTAACCCGATAGCGATAAGTGGGTTCGCATTCAGATATAAGAGATGAAACCCAAAATCAACGAACAGCCAATTGCGTGAGCAGATCTGTGTCGCTGAGCAAGTCGAAGCTCCGGGCGCAGCGTCGATTTGAGACTGCACGCAATCGTAGCTTGGATCCGGCGCACGCAGGCCCCAACCAGGGCCAGGAGCCGTAAGGGAGGGAAGATTGATATGGATCACGTACCACGAAGCAATCCACTGGATGACTGCTAGGATGTAAAAGATCCCCCGTGCAACATTTTTCCCACGACGGTTGGTTCCAAAGGCACAAGAAAATGGATGGTATCTGAACAGGCCGGCATATTTCCAGGGGATTACCCAGCCAACTATGAAGGGTGTGGCAGCGCTCTCTGGCGCGGCAGCCAGTTTACCAAATGACACCCACCACCAAATGAACGAAACTAGATCATAGCCAATAAAGAGCCAACTGTACCAGTGTACCTCACCGAGCCCTTTGCAAGGCTTGTTTCTCGGGCTGTACAACGCTTTCTGCTGTAACAAAAGCTGAAACAGTGATCCTACTAGAAAGCCAGCACATGTGGCCCAGCTAGTGAGGAGAGTCGGCCACATGGCCGAATCGCGTGGAGTAGACGGAATGACCTTGTAGTCATTGAAGCAGCTCACGGCTTCGCACCATTCCGAGCTGTTGTTCTCGTTCAATACCGCGCTACTGCGGAGGTACCCAAAGCCAGTAATGGTGCTGCTATTCAGTGCGACCCGCATGGCGGTACAATTTGTCGTGGATCCTGGTGCCCTGTAGCATTCCTCAAATCGAGTGTTTTTGTAGAGCGCGTATTCTGGGCTGTCGGACCTGTAGCCGCCAACATTGGGGGATTTCACCGCGAACACTACGGTGAAAGCTATCGCGACTCCCGTAAAACTGACCATTAGGAAGAAGGCAGTCCCTATAATTCCCCAGGTGGCATTTCGCTTCCACCTTTCGTCCATCTTCTTAGGTATTGAAGGGAATTTGCAATTGGCGACATCACCTGAAGAAACATTAGTGGTTACAAATTTCGAGGGAGAATAGAGAGTGAAGGACAGCAACATACGTTCGCCATCAGGTGTGTGATTATACGGGAGTTGGCCATACTCATAGTCCGTTGACCCTGTTCGCAAATTAGCCAGTCGCGGCATGGTGAAGAGGCTGGATGGCGATTTTGGCTTAGAAGTCATCATTCAGAGTTACGAAGTATATAAAGGATTCATTTCGAAGTCTCGCACAGTTAGAGTGGAATGGGATGCCAAGCGCGGCCGTGACAGACCAGAATGTGCTATTCATATTTACCCTGCAGCTCGTATATGCATGCGCCTCACCAACACCTCCGTGGAGCGATGCAACCCAATCAATAGCGCCAAATAAGCCAAGGTCAGCCGCATGCCATCGGAATGATTGCTTTTGCAGATGAACTGCTTGCTCGTGGCACTGCCTACCGGCACCACTTCTTATTGTGGGTGGGTCATCGTGTGGAACAAACATTTATAAAGGTATGGAATGATTAAGTATTACTTGGTTGGCCTACTGTGATTTCTGTGGGCTTAGATAGTGGAAATCGTTCAAGAAATGAGAGGCCTCCCCTTCTCAACCAGGGCTGTGCGACTATAAAGCGGCGATCACCTGTTTCTTCACTAGGCTAGACCAACTTAGCTGCTAGCACGGGGATTTGGCGTGCGGCTTTATGGCCAGGAGTCCACTCGTGTGAGGATTAGGGTGagattctcatccttggtcGCCCACTTACCCTCTCAGCTGACCTCTGGTTTCATATTATTGGATTGCTTCGATCCACCTAGACCACTGTCTCTTGGCATAGCCTTCTGGGGTTGTCAATCATAGGCCTTAATCTGATAAACTGGGAACCCACGGTCTCTGCCGTCACGGCCCGAGCCTTGGAAATACGGCTTTGTGATGTGTCATGTAGCAAAGGTACCAATCATGAGAGCTCTTGTAATCAAGGAAGATACTGTGATTGGTTGATACAGTTGCCTCCCAAGACGTTATAACCCCAACATTTTCATAGTTAGAGCCAGTTTAGGGTGGGTTGGGGGCGGGTTTTGCGGTTAACCCGTACCATAATCTCAATCATATAAGTACTACCGTAGACATACACAGAATCATGCCTATCAGGGATAGTTATGAGAATATGCGGTAGGATAACCAACTAGATCCCTGTCGAAGCTCGAAGTATTTCTCTACCATTGATcaagataaaaataaattcGCGCCCAGGTAATAGCAGTTACGTATCTCTGGCGCAAATCATTGTGACGAGGGGATTCATCGTAAAGCCAGCCTTGCTCTCGTACCAACTATGCGATCACTCCTATATCGTTTCATAAATTATAAGCACTAGAAATATGCTATAGCTTCATGGAGTATTGCTTTGCATCACTGCTACGGATGCGACGGTATGGGGAGCGCTTCCCACAAACTGggccaagaagatggtcCCAGATCCAGAGCATACCATTAACTGAGCCTTCAAAGTATGCCATCGATTGGTTGGCATTGCACTGCGACCTTTTTCTGGGTGATTCAGGATTTGTTGTACGGCCTACATGAGGCCACTCAGCCAAGTTGGACACCgtgagggaaaggaaagagcaaATGGGGTTAATGTCAAATAAGGTCCGGTTAGTTAAAACGTGGGAAAGACAATCAACCTCTACCGAGATCATCCGATTCGATTCCATTACGATtccacatatatatatctctcatATATCTGTGCGTATCGAGCCGGGGAAGTTCCCTACAACACCCATCCTGGGAGAATGTCGTTGGTAATAACGACTCCGCTGGAAGTGCGATCAATATGACTTGTCACATCCTCATAGAGATAGAAATCGTTGATTGTTCTAGATAGAAGGTCCTAACAGAGGCACGCGTGGGCGCTAGGCCTAATTGGGATCCCGTGGTCAACATCGATGGATGACTTGCCATGAGGCTATGCAAAGGAACCTGATGTTTATGATGTATGGACGAGAATATCACCATGGCCCTTGCGAAGCGTGTTGTGCCAAGTCTAATGTAGCTGAGAATGCTACAAGAACACCGAAAGTTTGTCGCAACTATCACCTCATTCCCGTATGACCTTGGTGGGAATACCTTTGTTCTCGGGGACGCTGAGACCATCGTGCCCTTCACAAATATGCATTCAATGTGTCGTGCTATCCTTCATAACTTGATAGATAGTGAAGGCGATGCTGGCAATGGCAGATCTGGGTATGATGAATCTAACTGAAGACCAGAATATGCTACTACAATGACTGAGGTAATGATTTGAGACACTACTGAACATAGCTGAATTATCGATGTAGGTAAGGACTTACCTGCACTTACTGTTGAAGTTAATATACCACTAAGCCCACCCTCAAGCTCCACAGTCGGTCTGGTGGCTACGGTGTATCCAGAACCAAAGGTCCCTCTTGCCTTTATAGATTTTTGATACGGGGCCAGTATGGCTACGGGCTAGTCTATTTCCAATATTGGACTAGCCTCCAGCTTATGAACTGCATTATTGACCACGGCGCCTAGATAATGTAAACAGACAGGGGATAGATTAAAAGTTGCCAAGGCAGGCTGATAAAAAACGTGGAAGTGGGTCTCGTGGCGGATTGCATCGGCTTTCAATGACGCCACCATGGAAGACCTCCATGCTTCCaatactactccgtagtgaCTAGTTTGTCCTTCAGATCTGACGGTGCTATTCCTGGATAATGTCCGCATATGTACCTTGCATAGGTCCAGTGCCAGTAGAGCCGAGTACGGCGGATAACGCAGCGATGCCGATAACCCTAGTGAGAATGACTGTTTCATCTGCTCAACACTATTGAACCTATATGGCTAACTTGGCACGGATTACCGGAGATTGATCCCGAGGCTCAACTGCCGTGATTCGATGAGAAAAAGACTAGGACCCACAACCTTCTGCCGGTGTTCTGCAAACAGTCGCTTATGTACTGATTGATAATGCAGAGCTGCTCCACTTTCATTTCCATATCCGTGGTCCGAGTGGGTCAAGAATGCCTTTAAACCCTAATCAGCAGAAAATCTCGAGTAGCTGAGGGAATTCACATCGGCTAAACgaaaggagatggaaagggTCGCATGGGATCCATCTATCGCAATTAACATCGTGGATCCTAAAACGTTTACCCGAATGCCGCGTTTAAGTAATCAAAAACTGGTGGCTCCACGCCACGCACCTTCATATATAATACCGTCTACAGTCGCTACAGCGTGTTTTGCAGTTCTCATCCCTTGGCATTTTGACTTCCGCCTCTATCGTTCAACATGAGGTTCCTTCGCGCAGGGGCTTTGGCAGCCTCGCTTTCCGCCACCTCCGCCTTGAAGAATAACACCTACGACTATATTGTTGTCGGCGGTGGTCCTTCTGGTATCATCACAGCGGAGAGATTCGCCGAAGCGGGCAAGAATGTCCTTCTCCTCGAACGAGGTGTCGGTCCCACCGTTAGCACTGGCAACAACGAAACGCTGAGCTGGAACCGTACCTTGACCCCCATCGACGTTCCTGGACTGTCGGCGGATATTGCCAACTTGGACGTCTGGAATCAGTACATGTGTACTGACACCGACGGAACTGCGGCTTGTGTGCTGGGTGGTGGTGTCACGGTCAACTACATGGTCTTTGTCCACCCCCCTGACCATGATTTCGATGACAAGTGGCCCCAGGGATGGAAATGGGAGGATGTCAAGCCCGCGTCTGAGCGTCTGTACCAACGCAATCCCGGAACCACCCAACCTTCTGCCGATGGCAACCGTTACGACCAAGGTCTTTACAAAGTGCTCTCCAAGTTCTTCAACCAGCTGGGTTGGAAGTCAGTCGACATGATTGCCGCTCCGAATGAGAAGCACCAAATCTACAGTTACCCCGCGTGGAACATCGTGAATGAGAAGCGTGCTGGTCCGGTTCGTACCTACCTGCCTCTGGTGAAGGATGCCGACAACTTCACCCTGCGCCTGAACTCTAAGGTCAACCGCCTCGTCAGATCCGGCAGTGAGGTGACTGGcgttgaggttgttgacgCGGTCACTGGAAAAACGGAAGTGGTCACCCTTGCTCCCCATGGCCGTGTGGTTTTGGCGGCTGGAGCGCTCTCTACCCCCCCGGGTGCTCTTCAACTCCGGTATCGGCCCTAAGAAGCAGATCGAGACGGCCAAGAAGAGTGGTGTCGCCGTTCCGCCGCAAGAGGAATGGATCGACCTGCCTGTCGGTGTCGGACTCAAAGACCACCCGATCTTCACTATCAATGTAGACACCGGTGCTGAtttcggccttcttgactACGACAGCATTGTCAACGGCTCCGACACTACTGACATTAACCTGTACCGCCAGAACAGCGGAGTCCTCACCCAGGGCAAGCACCGCATGATCTTCTTCACTTCTAACCAGGTCAATGGACACACCCGATACTACCAGGGATCCTGTGCGCCCGCAGGTGAGGGTGTCGTCTCAATCACAGCCTACATGACCCACGGTCTGACTTCTGAGGGCCTCCTCGGTCTGGACGAGAAGGGTAACACCGTGATCGAGCAGTCACCCTACCTGACTACTGCTGAGGACCGCACCGCCGCAAAGCTCTTCATTGATCAGATCCTGTACGACATTACTGACTCATCCACTGGTTTCAAGTTGCAGGGCAACACTAACACCTCTGCTATCCTCGCTTCGCCGTCTGTTGGTGTTCACTATGTCGGCACGGCCAAGATGGGCACTGACGACGGACGCAAGAACGGCACATCCGTGGTCGACACCAACACTAAGGTGTATGGCATGGACAATCTGGTAAGTTGGATTGTAAAGTGTTTTTATCTGTACGTTTTGCTAACTGTTGTAGtatgttgttgatggcagTATGCACCCTGATCTCCCGACGGGTAACATCCAAGCCACCATCATGGTTGCTGCCGAGCATGCTGCTGCTAAGATTCTTGCCCAGCACTAAGCATGTTTACCATGGGTACCATTATCTAGCTAGTGGGAGGAACCTTTTCACTCTAGATGGAATAGACGACCTTTCTTTTATAGGTTGAAGTTGTCTCTGTATTAATCGAACAAAATAGACCATTTTTTATATTCTGTACATAATTATATCTTTAAAATATACTAAATTCTACGTCTGAATATCTGTCTTTTCTGGTTTGCCGTCCATGGCACTAAGGTCCACCATCTCTTCCGTAAGCCGATCCGCCATGGGTGACCGGCACCAAGGCCGACGTGGTGTGCTTTCACCTTCTTGTCTCGCAGTGGACTTACTATCATAGAACCAAATAATATCTGTAACATACGTGCGGTACTCGATGGTTTTCTAATCATTGTTTCGGACCAGCCATACATGACCAGGATGTTTTTGCATCCTAGTTACCCTGGCAAACTAGACCAGTGTACCAATCACATCGATCTGATGGTTACTCCCCGACATTCATACATGACATTTTCGCATCATCCACCCAGAACCACAATCCATTCCAGTTTAGTTCCGGGAATGATATCCCATCCCCAAGCTCGCCTCTTACTTTTATCACACCCGTCTTACCCGCTATGTCAACCCGTACCGATCTCCATTCATTATTGTCGCTGCCTACCAATCCATTCTCCTTCCAGTTTTCCGACTGCGGTATTGGCGGCATTACAATCTCGAGATTCATAGGAACATAGGCCGTGGAAATTGGAAGGAGAGGTCTAGAAATCAATGGGATGGGCTGTAAATCCAAGGAAACAAATGGTTCTTCCGGAGTATCGGGGAGTGAGACTTTGATCTGGCGATACGGCGGATGGTTGGCATCGGATGGAATGAATTCGAATTTGGCTAGCTGAAGGGGATATAGTCAGTAAGCCCCAAGGAATATAATTACTCCTGGTACTAAAAGGTTGGGAGTCCTCACTGTCTTCGGTATATTCCAATTCTTTCGACCTGGAGCATTCCACATTCTGAATTAGCTCATTCACGTAACCAAACGACACAGGGAAGTAGATTGCGTACCATTGTAAATGGAGTCAAGTGAAGACACATATATCCTGGTTATTCTGTATCTCTTTACAGATTTGTCTTGGCGAGGGTCTTGGAATACACCCGGTGCCCACAGAATCTCGTCATATGGCCCTAAAATCACAAAAAAGTAAACTTTCTATCCCTGCTCAAAGAATGGATAAGAGCGATTCATACCCACAGGAGACTCCAGGTACCGAACTATCATGATCAAACTGAATCCTCCCTCGAATTTTCCACTCTTTTCAGGATCCGAGAACGGGGCAGATGCTTCCAAGTCACTATACGAACCCTGCGGCAGGCCGTTTGCGTGGTTGGCTCTTGCAAAAGAGAACACGACTTGTGCGCGTATGTTTTTccatggagatggagctgGTTtgaattttctttcctgacttTTGTCCATGGTTGTCTCGATGCAATTTCAGTTTGCTGTAGGCTCGTAGCATAAGGAACGGTAAGTCTATAGGCTAAGTAGAGCCACTTCCTATTTCGCTGTCAGTAAAACATAGATAAGTTTAGGAGTGGAACATTGGACAAAGAGAGGTCTTGGGAGAGTTACGTTTCAGTGAGTATATTTTCAGCTACGCGCCCACCTTCAAGATTTGCTCAGCGACGTGTCACTATATACTCGGTGAGCCATCACGCGCCGACTTTCTGCAAGGGGGCAAACTGATGCATGACTTAGACCAGAAGGAGTTTCCTTTTGTCACCAGATTCTGTCTAGACAACCGAGCCATGCATAGATCGCTCCCACAACCTGTATTTCGGGTGGCTGGCTGCCTTCTGACAGGGATTCAATACTACCCAAGCCTTGAAGACAATTAATCTCTCTGATTCTCTCTCATTAGAAGTATTGTCATCTACCCATTCTGCCTCGTCCATTCTAGCTAGGCCCTTAGCGGCTTACATGGTTAATTTCACTAGCGTCGTATCCCGTATATAGTAGGGCATACGATATGGCAAATAGGCCAACGTGGAAGAGCCCACCGCTGTGCGCTGTCTGACACCTCGGAGGCTCCACACCTCACTACTTGCGCAAACTATTAGATTAATGACTCAACCTCGTTAATGATTTATTCTTGCCAGATACAACTCATATCAACCCAGGTCCTGTCCTGTAGACTCATATGACCTTACCATTTATGGTTTTAGGTGGGCTGAGGGATAAGCTTAACACTCCGAATATACGAAGAAGAATTGCCCAGATCGCCGCTCAGCCATGGTAGGGATATCCATGTGCGCAAAATGCATCCGCATATGTTcaatctcttcttttctgagAATTACCTCATGACGTAATAGGTAACTATCACGCCACTGTTCCAACGGGATATACGACGCTCATCGTCTGGTGTGGGTATAGGATAAACTGCTGGGGTTTGTCCCTAACGTTTAGGTTCACTTGTACTCGGCACGGTACGAATCAACACATTCGCCATAACGATATtattttgtgttttgttcGACTATTTCCAATACAATGGCTAGCTCGAGTACAGAGGGACTTCTCCCAGCTGATGGAAACTTAACGAGTTACGATCAGCGCGAGGATGGTAatatgatggagatggtggaagtCGTGGTGGATAGGGcgaagaatgaattgaatgaAACTGGACGGAACATTCTCGCGGACGTCAGTCAATCTGTAGATGATTCTCTCGAGCAAGTCAATCAAGCTAAAGATGACACTCTCGCTCAAGTCAATCGAGTTAGAGATGACACTCTCATGCAAGTGAATCGAGCTGCCCAGGCTGTCCAAGCTGTCCAAGCTGCACAACCCGTGCAACCGGTGCAAGCACAGGCAGCACAACCAGCGATATGTGCATGTGTGCAGAATAACACCTGTCCGTGCAAAGGgacattctctttctccaggTAACTCTCATACCCGGATGACATTGCTTCGCTAACCAATTCAAAGTCTTCTTTCGCGGATAAGACGCAGAAACGGAAGAAGGATAGTAATATGTTCTTGCATTCGAGACGGTTGCAGCCCCGGGCCCGGTGGTCAAAATTGTACATGCCGAAACCCTCGTCTAAACGCTACCGAGTCCTGCAAATGTTGCCCAGACCGGAATTCACTTATATTTTCAAGGTTGGCCGCTGACATCAATTCAAAGCGACTGATACTTATGAATTACAGAGCTATTACCTCAAGGAATTCATGGATACCCATCTTTTGCGGTATCCTACTGGCCATCTTCACCTTTGTCCTACCCTTTACGGGGGTCATTCTACAGGAACTGAACGTCATCAAACATCGTATGTGGACTACGCGCTTTTTATGGTACAGCTGACGTCTTGCAGAAACCATAGTACCGCGCCTAGGTATTATCCTTGGGTTGCTAGCTTTCGCCATGGTATGGATCTACTATGATAATGTGGCAGTCACCGTCGTGCAGCTTGGAGATTCGAGGTGGATGTGACACATCCAGATACCTTGCCGTCGCCAGCATTCGTGATCGCCATAGGTTATGGCGACGCAGCATTTGCCCAGTTCCGCAGAACCCCCCACAGCGGTATACTTACGAAGTGCTTCTGGCCAGAATATGATAAGAGTTGCCCTACGAACTTTTCAGATGTTATAAAGTCGTTCAACTCAAGTATATATGGCCAGTTATGGTATTTATCGTTTCGACCCAATTCGACCAGGGAGGAATACAGCAATCCGTCACAAAAGCATATACTTCAGGTTTTCACAAGTTGTGCGTATGTCACTCGTGGGGAATCAATGCGAAAAACTAACTTGATATAAGGGGATTCTGCTTCGATTAGTTACCATTACAACACAACAGCACCGCAGCTTCCCTATTACTATTATGCCATCTTTGACTCTAACCTGGACTTCGAGAAGGGCCTCGAGTGTGGTCTCATCACGTTGAGAGAAATGCCGGCCATTGGCTCCAATTCTTTCGCTATCACTGCTTCGTATTACGATGATGCACTGAATGTTCTTTACCCAAATAGCAGCAGTAGTGCATGTGCGGAACTTGGACACCACCTTTACCAGTTTGATACCTCGTTATCGTCAACTGGTGGCTATAATTATACTGCTTGTGATGCgaatgaacaagaagcatGCATATCTCAATATTGATTAGATATGCGTCGCCT includes the following:
- a CDS encoding uncharacterized protein (predicted protein) — its product is MLQEHRKFVATITSFPYDLGGNTFVLGDAETIVPFTNMHSMCRAILHNLIDSEGDAGNGRSGTKGPSCLYRFLIRGQYGYGLVYFQYWTSLQLMNCIIDHGA
- a CDS encoding uncharacterized protein (predicted protein); translated protein: MTSKPKSPSSLFTMPRLANLRTGSTDYEYGQLPYNHTPDGERMLLSFTLYSPSKFVTTNVSSGDVANCKFPSIPKKMDERWKRNATWGIIGTAFFLMVSFTGVAIAFTVVFAVKSPNVGGYRSDSPEYALYKNTRFEECYRAPGSTTNCTAMRVALNSSTITGFGYLRSSAVLNENNSSEWCEAVSCFNDYKVIPSTPRDSAMWPTLLTSWATCAGFLVGSLFQLLLQQKALYSPRNKPCKGLGEVHWYSWLFIGYDLVSFIWWWVSFGKLAAAPESAATPFIVGWVIPWKYAGLFRYHPFSCAFGTNRRGKNVARGIFYILAVIQWIASWYVIHINLPSLTAPGPGWGLRAPDPSYDCVQSQIDAAPGASTCSATQICSRNWLFVDFGFHLLYLNANPLIAIGLIFLALTLLALSPLAMMIFACFLRDKSPSLSPRSMLRWADPGPIAIISLLSVFEIITGCILVVDMVKRLNGTPDATVAFDWECQAIHVALSPWRYYIDLDYERGWRIAKLWFNS
- a CDS encoding uncharacterized protein (predicted protein); its protein translation is MVSRMNRSQETRSQDLEGISSQCSLSDDGESQEEPTEACHCYRDTEIDESSHVFNGDMVDGMKAPRVRKHHMRGGSVKGKSKLVNGDLDRHTFLAFFCQD
- a CDS encoding uncharacterized protein (predicted protein), coding for MWNAPGRKNWNIPKTLAKFEFIPSDANHPPYRQIKVSLPDTPEEPFVSLDLQPIPLISRPLLPISTAYVPMNLEIVMPPIPQSENWKENGLVGSDNNEWRSVRVDIAGKTGVIKVRGELGDGISFPELNWNGLWFWVDDAKMSCMNVGE
- a CDS encoding uncharacterized protein (predicted protein) — translated: MRFLRAGALAASLSATSALKNNTYDYIVVGGGPSGIITAERFAEAGKNVLLLERGVGPTVSTGNNETLSWNRTLTPIDVPGLSADIANLDVWNQYMCTDTDGTAACVLGGGVTVNYMVFVHPPDHDFDDKWPQGWKWEDVKPASERLYQRNPGTTQPSADGNRYDQGLYKVLSKFFNQLGWKSVDMIAAPNEKHQIYSYPAWNIVNEKRAGPVRTYLPLVKDADNFTLRLNSKVNRLVRSGSEVTGVEVVDAVTGKTEVVTLAPHGRVRSLPPRVLFNSGIGPKKQIETAKKSGVAVPPQEEWIDLPVGVGLKDHPIFTINVDTGADFGLLDYDSIVNGSDTTDINLYRQNSGVLTQGKHRMIFFTSNQVNGHTRYYQGSCAPAGEGVVSITAYMTHGLTSEGLLGLDEKGNTVIEQSPYLTTAEDRTAAKLFIDQILYDITDSSTGFKLQGNTNTSAILASPSVGVHYVGTAKMGTDDGRKNGTSVVDTNTKVYGMDNLYVVDGSMHPDLPTGNIQATIMVAAEHAAAKILAQH
- a CDS encoding uncharacterized protein (predicted protein), which translates into the protein MASSSTEGLLPADGNLTSYDQREDGNMMEMVEVVVDRAKNELNETGRNILADVSQSVDDSLEQVNQAKDDTLAQVNRVRDDTLMQVNRAAQAVQAVQAAQPVQPVQAQAAQPAICACVQNNTCPCKGTFSFSR